A section of the Streptomyces xinghaiensis S187 genome encodes:
- a CDS encoding AfsR/SARP family transcriptional regulator, producing the protein MDIKVLGPLTAQERGISVVPTAAKPRQILALLALQADHVVTVPTLMQEIWGEDVPRSAATTLQTYILQLRRKIATALGGDPARDAKDVLVTQHGGYLLQVQPGQVDVQEFEQLAASGRAAHEAGDHRAASRLLRAALDLWQGPALVDVRVGSALELEVLRMDEDRMAALERRIDADLRLGRHTELVPELRVLAARHPMHENFCAQLMLAMHRAGGAWRALEAYQRLRGTLVDELGMEPSPKLQQLHHAVLSGDPRLDLTVPAAG; encoded by the coding sequence GTGGACATCAAGGTATTGGGCCCGCTGACGGCGCAGGAGCGCGGGATCTCGGTGGTGCCGACCGCCGCCAAGCCCCGCCAGATCCTCGCACTGCTGGCACTCCAGGCCGACCACGTCGTGACCGTACCGACGCTCATGCAGGAGATCTGGGGAGAGGACGTCCCGCGCAGCGCCGCGACCACGCTGCAGACGTACATCCTCCAGCTCCGCCGCAAGATCGCGACCGCGCTCGGCGGCGACCCGGCGCGGGACGCCAAGGACGTCCTGGTCACCCAGCACGGCGGCTACCTGCTCCAGGTGCAGCCGGGGCAGGTGGACGTCCAGGAGTTCGAGCAGCTCGCCGCCTCCGGCCGCGCCGCCCACGAGGCCGGCGACCACCGCGCGGCCTCCCGGCTGCTGCGCGCCGCGCTCGACCTCTGGCAGGGCCCGGCCCTGGTGGACGTGCGCGTCGGCAGCGCCCTCGAACTGGAGGTGCTGCGCATGGACGAGGACCGCATGGCCGCCCTGGAGCGCCGCATCGACGCCGATCTGCGCCTGGGACGGCACACCGAACTCGTCCCGGAATTACGGGTCCTGGCCGCCCGCCACCCCATGCACGAGAACTTCTGCGCCCAGCTCATGCTGGCCATGCACCGGGCCGGCGGCGCCTGGCGGGCCCTGGAGGCCTACCAGCGGCTGCGCGGCACCCTCGTCGACGAGCTCGGCATGGAACCCTCGCCGAAGCTCCAGCAGCTCCACCACGCCGTGCTCTCCGGGGACCCGCGCCTCGACCTGACGGTGCCCGCCGCGGGCTGA
- a CDS encoding TOMM precursor leader peptide-binding protein, whose amino-acid sequence MRTSEEAAGGRPFVGFKRHFRVEVVPGEAVYLLSVRGVSALHGTHVEALAPLLDGTRTLAGLLRDAGSAVPVAEAGRVVGELARAGVVGYHPAEPASAEPDSAAAYWDLAGLDAGRAAEALARATVRLVTVGRVDAGEALAACRASGLAVAGPPAGPEPDGPGTGAGEDVFSLVLCDDYLAPGLAAVDARHRAAGRPWLLAKPCGAEPWVGPVFRPGDGPCWSCLAHRLRAHRQSEIPVQRALGTEGPVRPPAASLAAGRSLGLHTAVLEAAKWLAGARHEAQRAVCTLDTLSLRTTHHGVRRRPQCPACGDAGLVTALGNRPVTVVSRPKAAYGGANDRALAPEQVRERYGHLVSPVTGIVTGLRHDPRLPDGLNCCTSGRNLALGPRSLAEVRGGLRSLSGGKGVTAAEAELGALCEAVERFSATRQGDEATVRDTLRGLGEEAVHPNACQLFAEEQFRDRERWNAAHPLFQQVCAPFDADRPVDWTPVWSLSSGTRRMLPTSMLYFGHGADQEGAPRADSNGNAAGSSLEDAIVQGFLELVERDAVALWWYNRTRHAAVDLDAFDEPWLAAARTAHARMHRALWVLDLTADFGIPVMAAVSRRTDKTAEDISFGFGAHFDPRLALRRAVTEMSQLLVPVAGTGDDGEYPAAGRELVSWWSSATIRNQPYLVPDPAESPRSAGSWDHTPRPDLRQDIEAADALVRAHGMELLVLDQTRPDVGLPVVKVLAPGMRHFWARLAPGRLFDVPVALGRLDRRTPYGAVNPIPLFV is encoded by the coding sequence GTGAGGACTTCCGAAGAGGCCGCCGGGGGACGACCCTTCGTTGGTTTCAAGCGCCACTTCCGGGTCGAGGTGGTGCCGGGCGAGGCGGTGTACCTGCTGTCCGTCCGCGGTGTCTCGGCCCTGCACGGGACGCATGTGGAGGCGCTGGCACCACTGCTGGACGGCACCCGGACGCTCGCCGGGCTGCTGCGGGACGCCGGTTCCGCGGTCCCGGTCGCGGAGGCCGGGCGGGTGGTCGGTGAGCTGGCCCGGGCCGGTGTCGTCGGCTACCACCCCGCGGAGCCGGCGTCCGCGGAGCCGGACTCCGCCGCCGCCTACTGGGATCTGGCCGGTCTCGACGCCGGCCGGGCCGCCGAGGCCCTGGCCCGGGCCACCGTACGGCTGGTCACGGTGGGGCGCGTGGACGCCGGGGAGGCCCTCGCGGCCTGCCGGGCGTCCGGGCTGGCGGTGGCGGGCCCGCCCGCCGGACCGGAGCCGGACGGTCCCGGTACCGGCGCGGGGGAGGACGTGTTCTCCCTGGTGCTCTGTGACGACTACTTGGCGCCGGGGCTGGCGGCGGTCGACGCCCGGCACCGGGCCGCGGGCCGGCCCTGGCTGCTGGCCAAGCCGTGCGGGGCGGAGCCGTGGGTGGGGCCGGTCTTCCGGCCGGGCGACGGGCCCTGCTGGTCCTGTCTCGCCCACCGGCTGCGCGCCCACCGGCAGTCGGAGATCCCGGTGCAGCGGGCGCTGGGGACGGAGGGGCCGGTGCGGCCCCCGGCGGCCTCGCTCGCCGCCGGGCGGTCGCTGGGCCTGCACACGGCCGTGCTGGAGGCGGCGAAGTGGCTGGCCGGGGCCCGGCACGAGGCGCAGCGGGCGGTGTGCACGCTGGACACGCTCAGCCTGCGCACCACCCACCACGGGGTGCGGCGCCGGCCGCAGTGCCCCGCGTGCGGGGACGCCGGGCTGGTCACGGCGCTGGGGAACCGGCCGGTCACCGTCGTGTCGCGGCCGAAGGCGGCGTACGGCGGTGCCAACGACCGTGCCCTCGCCCCGGAGCAGGTGCGCGAGCGGTACGGGCATCTGGTGAGCCCGGTCACCGGGATCGTCACCGGGCTCCGCCACGACCCCCGGCTGCCCGACGGTCTCAACTGCTGTACGTCCGGCCGCAATCTGGCCCTGGGCCCGCGGTCGCTGGCCGAGGTCCGGGGCGGGCTGCGCAGTCTGAGCGGGGGCAAGGGGGTGACGGCGGCGGAGGCCGAACTCGGCGCGCTCTGCGAGGCGGTGGAACGTTTCTCCGCAACCCGGCAGGGCGACGAGGCCACCGTGCGGGACACCCTGCGCGGCCTCGGGGAGGAGGCCGTGCACCCCAACGCCTGCCAGCTCTTCGCCGAGGAGCAGTTCCGCGACCGCGAGCGCTGGAACGCCGCACACCCGCTGTTCCAGCAGGTGTGCGCGCCGTTCGACGCGGACCGCCCGGTGGACTGGACACCCGTCTGGTCGCTCTCGTCGGGAACGCGCCGGATGCTGCCGACGTCGATGCTGTATTTCGGCCACGGTGCGGACCAGGAGGGCGCACCGCGCGCGGACTCCAACGGCAACGCGGCCGGCAGCAGTCTGGAGGACGCCATCGTCCAGGGTTTCCTGGAACTGGTGGAGCGGGACGCGGTGGCCCTGTGGTGGTACAACCGCACCCGGCACGCCGCGGTGGACCTCGACGCCTTCGACGAGCCCTGGCTGGCGGCCGCCCGGACGGCTCACGCCCGGATGCACCGCGCGCTGTGGGTGCTGGACCTGACCGCGGACTTCGGTATTCCGGTCATGGCGGCGGTCTCCCGGCGGACCGACAAGACGGCCGAGGACATCAGCTTCGGCTTCGGGGCGCACTTCGACCCCCGGCTCGCGCTGCGCCGGGCGGTCACCGAGATGAGCCAGCTGCTGGTCCCGGTCGCCGGTACCGGGGACGACGGGGAGTACCCGGCGGCCGGCCGGGAGCTGGTCTCCTGGTGGTCCTCGGCCACCATACGGAATCAGCCATATCTCGTCCCGGATCCAGCCGAGTCCCCCCGGAGCGCGGGCAGTTGGGACCACACGCCGCGCCCGGACCTGCGGCAGGACATCGAGGCGGCCGACGCCCTGGTGCGTGCCCACGGCATGGAATTGCTGGTGCTCGACCAGACCCGGCCTGACGTGGGATTACCGGTCGTCAAAGTACTGGCTCCGGGGATGCGGCACTTCTGGGCCCGGCTGGCTCCCGGACGTCTCTTCGACGTACCGGTGGCCCTCGGCCGTCTCGACCGGCGCACGCCCTACGGTGCCGTGAATCCCATTCCGCTCTTCGTCTGA
- a CDS encoding sensor histidine kinase has product MIDRVVGAENGVPSGRPPDSPGDRPVPDPALPAPRLARTITVGVLVYYCGIAVLNVLWSGATAGRLAVCLVCVAAVFGLQLFHVSPRARRWPLRRRSLTLGAQAALTYLPLAVFGLEWGSMAGPLAGSLLLLLPPRAAWPLFALIAAGMLALSLLEGSGIVMVVYLTTSTMMAGVILYGTARLSDLVTEVHASRGELARMAVSQERLRFARDLHDLLGYSLSAITLKSELIHRLITSRPDRAREEIASVLVVSRQALADVRLVASGYRDMSLADEADSAARILATADVAAEVSISTGRLHPVVETVLATTLREGMTNVLRHSKVENCTITAEADGDLVRLTLLNDGVTGTRHRSPHSGSGLGNLQTRLSAIGGRVEAGVQEDGRFRLLAEAPARPLGTGIPGDGAAGSPAAAVTAA; this is encoded by the coding sequence GTGATCGACCGCGTGGTTGGTGCCGAGAACGGCGTGCCCTCCGGCCGGCCCCCCGATTCACCCGGGGACCGGCCGGTCCCGGACCCGGCTCTTCCCGCGCCGAGGCTGGCCAGGACGATCACGGTCGGCGTACTGGTGTACTACTGCGGGATCGCCGTGCTGAACGTCCTGTGGAGCGGGGCCACCGCAGGCCGGCTCGCCGTCTGCCTGGTCTGCGTGGCCGCCGTCTTCGGCCTGCAACTGTTCCACGTCTCGCCCCGCGCCCGGCGGTGGCCCCTGCGCCGCCGGTCTCTCACCCTCGGCGCGCAGGCGGCCCTGACCTATCTGCCCCTCGCCGTGTTCGGGCTCGAATGGGGCAGCATGGCCGGCCCTCTGGCCGGCTCCCTGTTGCTGCTGCTGCCCCCGCGGGCGGCCTGGCCGCTCTTCGCCCTGATCGCCGCCGGAATGCTGGCGCTGTCGCTGCTGGAGGGCTCCGGAATCGTCATGGTCGTGTATCTGACCACCTCGACGATGATGGCCGGGGTCATCCTCTACGGCACCGCCCGGCTCTCCGACCTGGTGACCGAGGTCCACGCCTCACGCGGGGAGCTGGCCAGGATGGCGGTGAGCCAGGAACGGCTGCGCTTCGCGCGCGACCTGCACGACCTGCTCGGCTACAGCCTCTCCGCGATCACCCTCAAGAGCGAGCTGATACACCGGCTGATCACCAGCCGCCCGGACCGGGCGCGGGAGGAGATCGCCTCGGTGCTGGTGGTGTCCCGGCAGGCCCTGGCCGACGTACGGCTGGTGGCCAGCGGCTACCGGGACATGTCCCTGGCCGACGAGGCCGACTCGGCCGCCAGGATCCTGGCCACGGCGGACGTCGCCGCGGAGGTCTCCATCTCCACCGGCCGGCTGCACCCGGTGGTCGAGACCGTGCTCGCCACCACCCTGCGGGAGGGAATGACCAACGTGCTCCGGCACAGCAAGGTCGAGAACTGCACCATCACCGCCGAGGCGGACGGCGACCTCGTGCGGCTCACCCTGCTCAACGACGGAGTCACCGGAACACGGCACCGTTCCCCCCACAGCGGCAGCGGTCTCGGCAATCTGCAGACCCGGCTCTCCGCGATCGGCGGCCGGGTGGAGGCCGGCGTCCAGGAGGACGGCCGCTTCCGGTTACTGGCCGAGGCTCCCGCCCGGCCGCTCGGCACCGGTATCCCCGGGGACGGCGCCGCCGGCTCCCCGGCCGCGGCGGTCACCGCGGCATGA
- a CDS encoding beta-ketoacyl-[acyl-carrier-protein] synthase family protein codes for MRRVVITGLGAVAPGGVGVKEYWELLTAGRSATRTISFYDASPFRSRVAAECDFDPAAAGLTPQEIRRLDRAAQFAVVSTREAVADSGLDPGALDPGRTGTSLGSAVGCTTSLEREYVVVSDGGRHWNVDHTYAVPELYRHFVPSSMAAEVGRAAGAEGPAAVVSTGCTSGLDSIGHAVELIREGTADVMITGATEAPISPITSACFDAIHATTPRNDTPESACRPFDRTRSGLVLGEGAAVLVLEELESARRRGAHIYAEIAGFAARCNAYHMTGLKPDGREMSEAIDAALAEARIDGGEIGYINAHGSGTKMNDRHETGAFKRSLGHHAYETPISSIKSMIGHSLGAIGSLEIAACALAMEHGVLPPTANLHEPDPELDLDYIPLTAREQRADVVLSVGSGFGGFQSAMVLARPERSAA; via the coding sequence ATGCGCAGAGTCGTCATCACCGGGCTGGGCGCCGTGGCCCCCGGCGGGGTGGGCGTCAAGGAGTACTGGGAGCTGCTCACCGCGGGCCGCTCCGCCACCCGCACCATCTCCTTCTACGACGCCTCCCCGTTCCGCTCCCGGGTCGCCGCCGAGTGCGACTTCGACCCGGCCGCCGCCGGGCTCACCCCGCAGGAGATCCGCCGCCTCGACCGGGCCGCCCAGTTCGCCGTGGTCTCCACCCGGGAGGCGGTCGCCGACAGCGGCCTCGACCCCGGCGCGCTGGACCCCGGCCGGACCGGCACCTCGCTCGGCAGCGCCGTCGGCTGCACCACCAGTCTGGAGCGGGAGTACGTCGTCGTCAGCGACGGCGGCCGGCACTGGAACGTCGACCACACCTACGCGGTGCCCGAGCTGTACCGGCACTTCGTGCCCAGCTCCATGGCCGCCGAGGTGGGCCGCGCCGCCGGGGCCGAGGGCCCCGCCGCCGTGGTCTCCACCGGCTGCACCTCGGGCCTGGACTCCATCGGCCACGCCGTGGAACTGATCCGCGAGGGCACCGCCGACGTCATGATCACCGGCGCGACGGAGGCCCCCATCTCGCCGATCACCTCGGCCTGCTTCGACGCCATCCACGCCACCACCCCGCGCAACGACACCCCCGAGAGCGCCTGCCGCCCGTTCGACCGCACCCGCAGCGGGCTCGTCCTCGGCGAGGGCGCCGCCGTGCTCGTCCTGGAGGAGCTGGAGAGCGCCCGGCGGCGCGGCGCCCACATCTACGCGGAGATCGCCGGCTTCGCCGCCCGCTGCAACGCGTACCACATGACCGGCCTCAAACCCGACGGCCGGGAGATGTCCGAGGCCATCGACGCCGCCCTGGCCGAGGCGCGGATCGACGGCGGCGAGATCGGCTACATCAACGCCCACGGCTCCGGCACCAAGATGAACGACCGCCACGAGACCGGCGCGTTCAAGCGCAGCCTCGGCCACCACGCCTACGAGACCCCGATCAGCTCCATCAAGTCCATGATCGGGCACTCCCTCGGCGCCATCGGCTCCCTGGAGATCGCCGCCTGCGCCCTGGCCATGGAGCACGGCGTGCTGCCGCCCACGGCCAACCTGCACGAACCCGACCCCGAACTCGACCTCGACTACATCCCGCTGACCGCCCGTGAGCAGCGCGCCGACGTGGTCCTCAGCGTCGGCAGCGGCTTCGGCGGCTTCCAGAGCGCCATGGTGCTCGCCCGCCCGGAGAGGAGCGCCGCATGA
- a CDS encoding acyltransferase domain-containing protein yields the protein MSLRPPSDAREPDFPAWLAGRLAGYLCRDIPEDADFAEYGLDSVAALGLYGDIEEEFGPLIEPTDIWAYPTIRRLARRLELRLPRPGGGDSVRAAFVFTGQGSQHPGMTAGLYLDSAGYRGRLDEAAEAVLPYTGRSMVDLILSGDERVHQTAFAQPALFAVGYALARTLQEAGVEPVAVLGHGIGEFAAAAVAGALTLADAAKLVAVRGAFMQYLPSGGGMLATCATPGELAELTAAEPDVGIGAVNAARATVLSGDLGALERLRDRLEADGIACRPLRVTHAFHSPLMEPVLPRFEAVARRLPGGPPRLPYYSTVHGRFTAEPLYAPYWTEQITAPVRFADAARELLAQQVPTHIVEIGPRVVLTPFLRRLGGTDGPVCLPACPGPRSDAVDLAGVCSALDAWPLAGSSASV from the coding sequence ATGTCCCTGCGGCCCCCCAGCGACGCGCGCGAACCGGACTTCCCGGCCTGGCTGGCGGGGCGTCTCGCCGGCTACCTCTGCCGCGACATCCCCGAGGACGCGGACTTCGCCGAGTACGGCCTCGACTCCGTGGCCGCCCTCGGACTCTACGGCGACATCGAGGAGGAGTTCGGTCCGCTGATCGAACCCACCGACATCTGGGCGTACCCGACGATCCGCCGGCTCGCCCGTCGGCTGGAGCTGCGCCTGCCGCGGCCGGGCGGCGGCGACTCCGTCCGCGCCGCCTTCGTCTTCACCGGCCAGGGCTCCCAGCACCCCGGCATGACCGCCGGGCTCTACCTCGACTCCGCGGGCTACCGCGGCCGGCTGGACGAGGCGGCCGAGGCGGTGCTCCCGTACACGGGCCGGTCGATGGTGGACCTGATCCTCAGCGGTGACGAACGCGTCCACCAGACGGCGTTCGCGCAGCCGGCGCTGTTCGCCGTCGGGTACGCGCTCGCCCGCACGCTCCAGGAGGCGGGGGTCGAGCCGGTGGCCGTCCTCGGCCACGGCATCGGCGAGTTCGCGGCGGCCGCCGTCGCCGGGGCGCTCACCCTGGCCGACGCGGCGAAGCTCGTCGCCGTGCGCGGCGCCTTCATGCAGTACCTGCCCTCCGGCGGCGGCATGCTGGCCACCTGCGCCACCCCCGGCGAACTGGCGGAACTGACCGCCGCCGAGCCGGACGTGGGCATCGGCGCGGTCAACGCCGCCCGGGCCACCGTCCTCTCCGGCGACCTCGGCGCGCTGGAGCGGCTCCGCGACCGGCTGGAGGCGGACGGCATCGCCTGCCGCCCGCTGCGGGTGACGCACGCCTTCCACTCCCCGCTGATGGAGCCGGTGCTGCCCCGGTTCGAGGCGGTCGCCCGGCGGCTGCCCGGCGGCCCGCCGCGGCTGCCGTACTACTCCACCGTCCACGGCCGGTTCACCGCCGAGCCGCTCTACGCCCCGTACTGGACGGAACAGATCACCGCGCCGGTCCGCTTCGCCGACGCGGCACGGGAACTGCTGGCGCAGCAGGTGCCCACGCACATCGTCGAGATCGGCCCGCGGGTGGTGCTCACCCCGTTCCTGCGCCGTCTGGGCGGCACGGACGGGCCGGTGTGCCTCCCCGCCTGCCCGGGCCCGCGGAGCGACGCGGTCGACCTGGCCGGGGTCTGCTCGGCCCTGGACGCCTGGCCGCTCGCCGGCTCGTCGGCGAGCGTCTGA
- a CDS encoding response regulator transcription factor: MLSVRILLAEDVHMIRGALIALLELEPDFEVVASVDRGDLIVAAALAARPDVAVIDVDLPGTDGLTAAAELQTRLPDCRTLILTSLGRPGVLRRAMTAQVSGFLLKEAPPDRLAQAVRTVAAGQRVIDPQLALSAWDSPENPLSPRETEVLRLAARGADAAEIAGCLYLTTGTVRNYLTAIVTKLNARNRVHAIRIAEEAGWIP; encoded by the coding sequence ATGCTGTCCGTGAGGATCCTGCTGGCCGAAGACGTGCACATGATCAGGGGAGCCCTGATCGCCCTGCTGGAACTGGAGCCGGACTTCGAGGTGGTCGCCTCCGTCGACCGCGGTGACCTCATCGTGGCGGCCGCCCTGGCGGCACGGCCCGACGTCGCCGTCATCGACGTCGACCTACCCGGGACCGACGGCCTCACGGCCGCCGCCGAACTGCAGACGCGGCTCCCGGACTGCCGCACCCTGATCCTCACCAGCCTCGGCCGCCCCGGCGTCCTCCGCCGGGCGATGACCGCCCAGGTCTCCGGCTTCCTCCTCAAGGAGGCGCCGCCCGACCGGCTCGCCCAGGCGGTACGGACCGTCGCCGCGGGACAGCGGGTCATCGACCCCCAACTCGCCCTCTCCGCCTGGGACTCCCCGGAGAACCCGCTCTCCCCGCGGGAGACCGAGGTGCTCCGCCTCGCCGCGCGGGGCGCCGACGCCGCGGAGATCGCCGGCTGCCTGTACCTGACCACGGGAACGGTCCGCAACTACCTCACGGCGATCGTCACCAAGCTGAACGCCCGCAACCGGGTGCACGCCATCCGGATCGCCGAGGAGGCGGGCTGGATCCCCTGA
- a CDS encoding ketosynthase chain-length factor — MTATTVVTGLGIAAPNGLGTDDFWKATLAGESGLAELTRFDASQYPSGVAGEVPGYTAEEHIPSRLLPQTDHMTRLALTAAEWAVEDAGVRPDELPEYGMGVVTAASGGAVEFGQRELQNLWSQGKEYVSAYQSFAWFYAVNTGQISIRHKMRGPSGVLLTEQAGGIDALGQARRHIRKGVPLVVSGGVDAALCPWGWVPQIASGLMSTERDPARAYLPFAAAARGYVPGEGGAILVTEDAESARGRGAPRIYGEIAGYAATLDPGEDPGSCRLARAARNALADARVAPGEVDAVFADASGVPALDRAEARALEDVFGPYGVPVTAPKSMTGRLLAGGAALDAATALLSLRDGVIPPTANVTEADPEHRLDLVTGDPREADLRTVLVLARGHGGFNAALVLRRPA, encoded by the coding sequence ATGACCGCCACCACGGTGGTGACCGGACTCGGGATCGCCGCCCCCAACGGGCTCGGCACCGACGACTTCTGGAAGGCCACACTCGCCGGCGAGAGCGGCCTGGCGGAGCTCACCCGCTTCGACGCCTCGCAGTACCCGTCGGGCGTCGCGGGAGAGGTCCCCGGCTACACGGCCGAGGAGCACATCCCCAGCCGGCTGCTGCCGCAGACCGACCACATGACGCGGCTCGCGCTCACGGCCGCCGAGTGGGCCGTCGAGGACGCGGGCGTCCGGCCGGACGAACTGCCGGAGTACGGCATGGGCGTGGTCACCGCGGCCTCCGGCGGCGCCGTCGAGTTCGGCCAGCGCGAACTGCAGAACCTGTGGAGCCAGGGCAAGGAATACGTCAGCGCGTACCAGTCCTTCGCCTGGTTCTACGCCGTCAACACCGGCCAGATCTCCATCCGGCACAAGATGCGCGGTCCCAGCGGCGTCCTCCTCACCGAGCAGGCGGGCGGGATCGACGCCCTCGGCCAGGCCCGCCGCCACATCCGCAAGGGCGTGCCGCTCGTCGTCTCCGGCGGTGTCGACGCCGCCCTGTGCCCCTGGGGCTGGGTCCCGCAGATCGCCTCCGGGCTGATGAGCACCGAACGCGACCCGGCCCGCGCCTATCTGCCCTTCGCCGCCGCGGCCCGCGGCTACGTCCCCGGCGAGGGCGGCGCCATCCTCGTCACGGAGGACGCGGAGTCCGCCCGCGGCCGCGGCGCCCCGCGGATCTACGGCGAGATCGCCGGCTACGCGGCCACCCTGGACCCGGGCGAGGACCCCGGCTCCTGCCGGCTGGCCCGCGCGGCGCGCAACGCCCTCGCCGACGCCCGCGTCGCGCCCGGCGAGGTGGACGCGGTCTTCGCCGACGCCTCCGGGGTCCCGGCCCTGGACCGGGCCGAGGCACGCGCCCTGGAGGACGTCTTCGGCCCGTACGGCGTGCCCGTCACCGCGCCCAAGAGCATGACCGGGCGGCTGCTCGCCGGGGGCGCCGCCCTTGACGCCGCCACCGCGCTGCTGTCCCTGCGCGACGGCGTCATCCCGCCCACCGCCAACGTCACCGAGGCGGACCCGGAGCACCGCCTCGACCTCGTCACCGGGGACCCGAGGGAAGCGGACCTGCGCACGGTGCTGGTCCTCGCCCGCGGCCACGGCGGCTTCAACGCGGCCCTCGTCCTGCGCCGGCCCGCCTGA
- a CDS encoding acyl-CoA carboxylase subunit beta has protein sequence MTTLDDHLTPPPPPSAPRAPGRPVPPAAPAAPAPPAPDLRRAAAELRRLKEEVGRGPDPAATRRQHARGKLTAHERLDVLFDEGTFTEIEPLRRHRASGFGLEDRRPHGDGVVAGWGLVHGRTVFAYAHDFRVFAGALGEAHAEKVHKVMDLALSAGAPLVGLNDGAGARIQEGVTALAGYGGIFRRNAAASGVIPQISVILGPCAGGAAYSPALTDFVFMVRETAQMFLTGPDVVHAVTGERVTHDELGGADVHARVSGVAGFAYDDETECLEDVRFLLSMLPSNNRELPPAAHGDDTPDRHTGALAELVPADPAQGYDVREVVAEIADDGEFLEVHEAWAPNVVCGLARLDGQVVGIVASQPAALAGVLDIHASEKAARHVSVCDAFNIPLLTLVDVPGFLPGVDQEHDGVIRHGAKLLYAYCNATVPRISLVLRKAYGGAYIVMDSRSIGADLSFAWPVNEIAVMGAEGAAGVVFRREIAASDDPEATRARLVKEYRAELMHPYYAAERGLVDDVIEPGETRRVLIRSLAMLRGKHAELPARKHGNVPL, from the coding sequence ATGACGACCCTCGACGACCACCTCACCCCACCCCCACCACCCTCCGCACCCCGCGCCCCCGGCCGCCCCGTGCCGCCCGCGGCACCCGCGGCACCCGCGCCTCCCGCGCCCGACCTGCGCCGGGCCGCCGCCGAACTGCGGCGCCTCAAGGAGGAAGTGGGCCGCGGCCCCGACCCCGCCGCCACCCGGCGGCAGCACGCCAGGGGCAAACTGACCGCCCACGAGCGGCTGGACGTCCTCTTCGACGAGGGCACCTTCACCGAGATCGAACCCCTGCGCCGGCACCGTGCGAGCGGCTTCGGCCTGGAGGACCGCAGACCGCACGGCGACGGCGTCGTGGCCGGCTGGGGCCTGGTGCACGGGCGCACCGTCTTCGCCTACGCCCACGACTTCCGGGTCTTCGCCGGCGCGCTCGGCGAGGCCCACGCCGAGAAGGTCCACAAGGTGATGGACCTGGCGCTGTCCGCCGGGGCCCCGCTGGTCGGCCTCAACGACGGCGCGGGCGCCCGGATCCAGGAGGGCGTCACCGCCCTCGCGGGCTACGGCGGGATCTTCCGCCGCAACGCCGCCGCCTCCGGTGTCATCCCGCAGATCAGCGTGATCCTCGGGCCGTGCGCGGGAGGCGCGGCCTACTCGCCGGCGCTGACCGACTTCGTGTTCATGGTGCGGGAGACCGCCCAGATGTTCCTCACCGGACCCGACGTGGTCCACGCGGTGACCGGCGAACGCGTCACCCACGACGAGCTGGGCGGCGCGGACGTGCACGCCCGCGTCTCCGGCGTCGCCGGCTTCGCCTACGACGACGAGACCGAGTGCCTGGAGGACGTGCGCTTCCTGCTGTCCATGCTGCCGTCGAACAACCGCGAACTGCCGCCCGCCGCCCACGGCGACGACACCCCCGACCGGCACACCGGCGCCCTCGCGGAGCTGGTGCCCGCCGACCCCGCGCAGGGCTACGACGTGCGCGAGGTCGTCGCGGAGATCGCCGACGACGGCGAGTTCCTGGAGGTGCACGAGGCCTGGGCGCCCAACGTGGTCTGCGGGCTGGCCCGCCTGGACGGGCAGGTGGTCGGCATCGTCGCCAGCCAGCCCGCCGCGCTGGCCGGCGTCCTGGACATCCACGCCTCCGAGAAGGCCGCCCGCCACGTCTCCGTGTGCGACGCCTTCAACATCCCGCTGCTCACCCTCGTCGACGTCCCCGGCTTCCTGCCCGGCGTGGACCAGGAGCACGACGGCGTCATCCGGCACGGCGCCAAACTGCTGTACGCCTACTGCAACGCGACCGTGCCCCGCATCTCGCTGGTGCTGCGGAAGGCGTACGGCGGCGCGTACATCGTCATGGACTCCCGCTCCATCGGCGCCGACCTGTCCTTCGCCTGGCCGGTCAACGAGATCGCCGTGATGGGCGCCGAGGGCGCGGCGGGCGTCGTCTTCCGGCGCGAGATCGCCGCCTCCGACGACCCGGAGGCCACCCGCGCCCGGCTGGTGAAGGAGTACCGGGCCGAGCTGATGCACCCCTACTACGCGGCCGAGCGGGGGCTCGTCGACGACGTCATCGAACCCGGCGAGACGCGGCGGGTGCTGATCCGCTCGCTGGCGATGCTGCGCGGCAAGCACGCCGAACTCCCGGCCCGCAAGCACGGGAACGTCCCGCTGTGA
- a CDS encoding acyl carrier protein, producing the protein MAPTTATTTTTTEVTLADLTRMLRESAGEEEGVDLDGDVLDTTFIELGYDSLALLQVIGQIQREYGREIPDDAVVDAETPRALLELVNAGRATAS; encoded by the coding sequence ATGGCGCCGACCACGGCCACGACCACCACCACGACCGAGGTGACCCTCGCCGACCTCACCCGGATGCTCCGCGAGAGCGCCGGTGAGGAGGAGGGCGTCGACCTCGACGGCGACGTCCTGGACACCACCTTCATCGAGCTCGGCTACGACTCGCTCGCGCTGCTCCAGGTCATCGGCCAGATCCAGCGCGAGTACGGACGGGAGATACCGGACGACGCGGTCGTCGACGCGGAGACCCCGCGCGCACTGCTCGAACTGGTCAACGCGGGCCGGGCCACCGCCTCCTGA